One Salvia splendens isolate huo1 chromosome 1, SspV2, whole genome shotgun sequence genomic window, GAATAGTCTACCGGGGAGTAGTGGCAACTGTCACACTCCCTCACCTGTGCCTGACCCTATTGTTGAGTTAGATGATGATTTTGAAGGGTCTAATTCCTGTAGGGAGAAGATTCCCTCTTTCTTCCAGCGCCGTTCCTTCCAGTCATTGAGCCGTAGCATGAGAGTGATGGAGTATATGTCGCAACCAAGGCTTGAACGTAGGTACAGTGTCTGTGATAGGGCTATGTACGAGCATAGCAGGCTGAATGATTATAGTTTTGATCCGAATGGGAGGTGGGATTGCTCCTCGGATGATGATAATAACAACGGACTGAGTGAGTCACATTGCACTTATTCTTCGCCCGTTCCATACAATGGTTCTGCTTCTATGGACGATAGAGATAGGGGTCCCGTTCAGTCGAGGTATTGCTTGGTTGCAAGCAAGCAAATGGTGGGGATATTTCTCACCGTTTGGATTAAGAGGGATTTGAGAGATGCTGTGCGGAATCTGAAGGTCTCGTGTGTAGGTCGAGGCTTGATGGGCTATCTTGGAAACAAGGTATGGTTCTTGAATTCAAGaatgaaattaaactaaaaagGCAGAGTCTTATTTGTGGTATTTCTTTGCAGGGTTCAATATCTATCAGCATGTCTTTGCACCAAACGAGCTTTTGCTTCGTTTGTAGCCATTTGACGTCTGGAGAGAAGGATGGCGATGAGCTGAGGAGGAATTCCGATGTCATGGAGATTTTGAGGAAAACACGGTTCCCACGAGTTCATGGAGTAGGTGATGAGAAATCTCCTCAAACAATTCTTGAGCATGAGTAAGTTCTTTACACATTCTTGATGCAAAATTTTGAACTATTTTTCGTTCTTTATTTGATATAGAAAAAGCCTTTTTCCAGTCGAATCATATGGCTCGGGGACTTGAACTACCGAATAGCCCTTTCTTACCAATGTGCAAAAGCTCTCGTTGAGATGAGGAACTGGAGAGTTTTGTTAGAAAATGACCAGGCAAGCACACTATAGTTTTTCCTCAAAGCTTCCATTTTTCACCTTTAAAACCATTGTAATGATTGATGTGTTTCTTCGAAACAGCTTAGTATAGAGCAGAGACACGGGAGAGTCTTTACCAGATGGAATGAAGGGAGGATATATTTCCCTCCAACATACAAATATTCGAATAACTCTGACCGGTATGCTGGCGAAGATATGCATCCAAAAGAGAAACGTAGAACACCAGCATGGTGCGATCGTATACTATGGCATGGCCATGGTATTCAACAACTATCATATGTTCGTGGGGAGTCCAGATTCTCGGATCACAGGCCCGTGTACAGTatatttctggcagaagtcgAGTCCATCAACCGCAGCCGCATCAGGAAAAATATGGCTTATTCAAGCTCAAGAGTTGAGGTTGAAGAaatgctgccatatgcacatgGATATCTTCAACCAAATTTCTTCTAAATGGAATTCACATTCGGATCTTGTGTTTGAACATGAGACTAGCTGCTGCCCCTCAACAAGTACGTCGTTTTCTCCTATAAAAACTCCAATATCCATCCCTATATAGtaaagaataattaaataaattgttgGTTTCTTTCAACAGGTATAAAACTCTTTCATGGAGTGAAGTTCCTATAATTCAATGGCTGATTTAGGAGTCACCCTTTGATGATTTGAGGTGACTTCCGACTGCCCTTTTCGTTTCGATACTCAATCACTCTCCTACTGCATAAACACCTAGTGCTGAAAATCCTACATTGGTCATATTCTCGTCTAACATTGGCTCGTATTTGCAGAGTAGAATCCCGACTCATTGCTAAACGTACGGAGCATTCATAACTCGTCTTCAAAAGTGACATCAAATACAAGATTGCAGCAAATAGTTCGGTGAGAAATTACAGCCTTGCTCATTGTAATCACAAGTTTCTCGTTTGATATCGAAGGTTTATGGTTTTGCAAAACGCGATATGCTAAGCCATTTCAATTAGATGTAGAAACTCAAATTCTTCTAGGAAGATTTGTACACATTAGAAATCATGGCCTATTGAAGATGGCTAATTCAACTGTAAATGAGCATTGTATTCAAGAACATTTTTTTATGAGGGCAAATTCTTTGATATATCAATAGTGTATATCGTTTCACTTTCTTGAattcttttctgtctcctttttGTGGCTATGGGAACTCTAGAATTTGTTGCAGTGTAAGAATAGTTTTTTGGTGAAGCAGATATGATTTTTCCCATAAAACATGGATGAAGTGATTTAACATCAAAGGTTTTAGTGTCTCAAAATATGAGGGCTATGCTACTTAGAAAAGGTCAAATTTAGTTGCGTTAATACTGTTTAACTATTGCCTTTTGTTTTTGTGGGTGTGACTCTTTCTTGTAGCCATGCTATTATTGGGAAGTCTTGAATAAAATACTAAATCCAAAAGGAAGTGTTGTTATCATACTCTTTCGTCGTCCCAACCAATTTCTTGGTTGGTGCGAAATTTTATGTAACTTTATTTATGTGTTAAatgtagaaaataaaataagagagaaaataaaatagagataaatgtgtttttatttttagtaatggatcatcttgaCTGTGATAAAAAAGATAATCATTTTAGTGGTACACCATAGGGATATTATACACTTTTGTAAAAGCATGTGGGGATTAATGAAACCAAGACAATATAGAGTGATAAATTAACATAAttgtaaatatataaattaaaaaaaatatgtcattttttaCAATTTCCGAAAATTAAGGATTTTTCCCATTTTCATTGAATTTTCATTTGACGTGATCACCCATCTACGTTAACAAAGGAAATGATTTAATATCGATTTCTATTTGTCAACCTATccaagataaataaaataaaaaaaatgatatgaAAATAGGAATTGGTGTAAAAAAATAGAGTGAGCAGCAGCAAGTAGCATTgttgaaagaaaaataaagagagcATACATTTTTGTCCTACAAGTCGCAGGAGAATATTAACTACGGATTATgcttttttcagcttttctcttttttctttcacTGAATTTGTACACTATTAAAATGTTAATAGAAAACCAAAAAGGAATTgcaattgtattttttttatatccgaCGGCTAAATTCACATGACATGTTTGGATGTTTCGAACATCCAAATGTAAGAATGCCACCACTAGATGTGACATATTTTGATTTTTCCTTCTTTTGGATTCGGAATgcgaattatttttttttcatattattaTCATGATCATTATTGATATTGAtatgttataaaataatttaatgatttgttttgtgataaGAGCAATAGAACATTTCATTTGTTTCTTGATGGAGATCTTGATATGTTATAGTATACTTCAATCCTTCAAATCCTTaggtgtgtgatcaaatactaactttttacagtaataactaataactaaatatcaattttgtatattaaaaatatcaacacaaagacataaatttatcaatatttcttgtgttgataaattatgtctttgtattgatatttaaatttacatgttgtattgatataattatgtctttgtattgataattttaatacacagaattgaaagttattagttattattgtaaattagttagcgcattaacgcaaccctataccAGTATATTGCAAATACTCAAATCATATATTGAGCCAAAAATAATGCTCACATAATGATccaaatttatataatatactagtattcAGTTATAATTTTATCGGTGTTCGATAGTAcatgaatttgaattttcatCCACCTAACAAATTCGTTAAAttcattaaatttaaatacataaatataatactactatattccTAGCTTGACCAACAATAGGAGAGTAGCCGGTGTTAAGGtagcaaatttttttttaatataatttaagTGAAAGATATAAAAGAAGGGGAGACAAAATCTAAGGGGATGGGGCGATCTGTTCCTTGCCTTCCATTTGCAGTTATATcccatttgatttttttttaacaaaatcatcatttccttcataaaacataggaaaatagaaaaatcaatgaataatttaatactaaCCGGTCACTATGTTACTACAAATGAGACAGAATACCAAGAGGTTGTCTTTGGAATTAAAAAACTATAAAAAGTTAACTAGTTAAAAAGTGTAAACCAGCCATAAACAGATTTAGGAAAATCTACATCTCGATATCTTTAATGAGatttcaaatataaataaaaaagtagagtatataaagagaataattaaatgaatagtGAGTGGATGTACATACCTCCCCATGTGTGGCATGATGCGTAATTAACCAACATATTAATGTGTTTATGGTCCCTCCACTTATCCTATTATTTTATGTTATCATGTCTGGATCACTTGCTACAACTGCTCataaattttgatgaaaataaagaaatgtaggaatattatttttttactattcaaACCACATATATCACATAAAATCAATCAACTCTATATAACATTACCTTCGTGCAAATGAACATCCCTTGAGGAATTAATATATTCATCTATAATTTCATCCCAAAACTTTGCCCAACATTAAAGACTGCTTAGTCCCTGTTAATAGTATTCCTACTAATTCAATTTTCAGTATTTTATTATCTTCAACAAATTTAGTTTTTACATTATTTTCAATGTGGAATCTATCTGAAGTACCGTGACTTGctaaaaaaagttaaaagtaTAAGACAAAACAAAACTTACATCGGGAATTCCTAAATAGACTAGAAAATGACGTACACAACAATTCCCTAGATTTGCAGAAAAtgacataataaattaaaaatattatctaGAATAATATTAGATTTTGACTGATAATACTTACTCAGTTTAGACATTTTATCCCAACATTTTGCAAAATCCCATCCCATCCCATCAGTATCTTCTTATTAATCACACATCataagattaagaaattaattacaaATACCAAACTTTAAATGGTAGGTAGTAGTACGAATTTATAAGATGCACGGACGTTGACTGAGATATgacaaatcaaaacaaaaactCAATTATTTTCATTAATGGTAATGGACTATCAAAATCAAGATCTCATGGTGATGAAATAGAGTTACGTGTTAAATGGGTGAAACAGAAACTACTCTCTCACATCAGAAAGATTCAATGGTCCATAGCTTTATGCCACATTAATTTGATGATGACACAACGTATATACCGCAGCTCAATCACTTTAGACTTCGTCattgtatttttaaaatgatcaaatttagACCAAAATAGCAAAAGATGAAGAATGAATCACACAAACTAGTAGTTTTGTGGAAATAGGGCTACTTCAAAAATTGTAAAATGATGTCACACAAGGAGTTAGGAGCTAATAATAGGGTATTTTGTTGGGAAAAACTAGACTTTGCTTGTTAAAACAAGCTTGTCAGTTTTGAGCACAAGTGATGAATTTAGACAGTGATGAGTGATGATGCTTCAGTTGTACTCTCAGTGCAGGTACAACTCAGCATAGCAGAGATCAGTAAATACACTTAACATTCAACTAGTCTCTAATAATGCATCATAATTTACAGAATATGGGAGTTGGCGTGAAGCAGGCTACAATATTTATTTGGGTTGCATTTACTTCTTTTAGTAAAATCTCTGTGAAGGAAACAAATTCTATAAACTTTTTAGATTAATATGCATCATTGTGAAGCAAGAATAGGCATAAGATGACTTCATCTAATATAGGGTATGTATGAAGTTAGTGGTCATTGAATTTCAATGCAAGTCCAACTACTAAAGGCATTACTTCTAGTTGGTGGTATACTATTAAGGTTATCGTCTTCGATTTCCTAATCATCGACTTAACTATACGAAACTCATCGTACCATGGTCATGAAACTGCAGATTAAAGAATCTATATGGATCTTGAAAAGGTGATTGTTTATCACATTGTTTGTGGGGTTTTGGTGGGAGGATAGGACAAAGAAGCTGAAGTAAAAATGGTGGAAAATAGGGGGCAGATATCTAAAGGGAAGATTTATAACCGCATAAGAAAACAAGAAGCAATGAGCTCTGTGAAATGCATAGAAACTCTTACCTTGTGCAGTCTGCAGTTGAGCATGAGCTTATGACAGCAAAACCTGCAAAAATACAAACTAGTTTCAACAGCAGTCTGCTCAACAAGTTGCACGAGAGTTTGCTAAGTTCTGGGAAAAGTAGTAACAACAAAATGACACAAATAATTGGTGAACCTGAAGCAAACTATCAACAGAAAAGCACTGCACAAAACAAGTATGAAATAAATTCTGAAAGcccatttatttttttcaagcTAAGATGGGCTGGTGAAAATTAGGCTCCTGGTCGTCTACACAATCGAAGAGATAATTATACTTACGGTGATCATAATAAGAGACGAACAGAGATCATCGAGGTGGACGCCCTCGTCTCACGCTTCATACTACAATATGGAACACAAGCAGAACCTGAACCAAAATTACGCGCATCGCATGTGAAATTATCATTGGTTAAAGTTAACACAGAACCAGAAAGCAAACTAGCAGAGCTCTAGTATTGATGATACATGTCAAAGGATCTTCTATCCAATTAGGCCAGTTCTCAACATAACTCAATGAAGTTCGTATTTTATAACCAACACTTTTCAGGAGTCAACTTGAAATGTCTGATAGGAAGAGGAGAATTGTGAATTTGCGATGAAATATGAATCAGGAGCTAGGTTTCCTAGAAGTATAGATGGCATCAAAACAGAGCACTGAACAATAAAGCAGGTTGAAAACATTCAACGCGCGGATGAACAGAAAAATCAATTTCGAGAAATGTTGAAGATAAAAAGGTCTTCTTCAGGAAACTCAGAAAGGAGAGAAGAAGGAAAGGAATCATGGTACAATTTCAATGTAACATAGAATATAAGAAAGAGCATAGTTGGGAAAGAAATTGGACAAGTTATATCAGTAAAATACTTCTTAATCACACCTATAACTGTAAAATACTTCAAGTGCTAGACAGATGCATCTAATCTTTGCATCTTCTTGCATAAATATCACATGTAAGCAAAATACAATCATCTTCAAGAAATAACTTTTTTTAGGTAACTGCAATTTACGATTCTTCTGCCAAGCTAATTATCTCAAGACAGAGCATTATGAAGTTTCCTTCTCTTAATTCTCGTTGTCTTAGCAAATGATTCGGATGGCACTGACACAGTAGTTCATTATCTTCAACGAATTCATTGCGGGGATATCCTTTGCACATTAAAAAAGGAACATGTAAAGAGCATGAACAGTTGGATCTAATTTTCTAAAGcaataaaaaaagagagaattttataatatgatatCAACAGAAGCAAAAGAACTGGAACTATAAGTGTAGTTAAGAACTATTAACATGACGTATACTATTTCTATCCTATATGCAGAAGCACAAACTGTTCCTCAAAAACCAACAGCCTGCATCTATGATTTGTAGTATTTGATATGTGATATACGATCAGCATTCGACTTCAGTTATGCCCGTCAAACAACTTCTTTTGCTAATTTTGTGGCTTTTTCCCAGCCAATTTGTCGAGATTAATCTGACACTCACGGCATTCGACAGAGCAGAAAGCACATAGGTTGCTGCatgaaattttgaattcaaatataAGTTTGCCAGAGTATAAAGGATAAGAGATAGAAGTACTACTAGTTAAATAGATATCCTTAGTTTATCAAGCAACATAATGTAACTATACAGCAATGTATAGTGGCATAATTAGATATTAGACTCAAATTACTTTTGTCATCAAAGTAAAAGTAGGTAAAATGAATGAAAAGCATAGTAAAAAAGTGTGTATGCTGGTTCTCTGAATTTAGTCAACGGGTCATTAAAAGTAAGACTATAAGCAAGAATATAGGCACAAATCAAGGAAATCAAATGCTCATTCAAATTACAAAGTTTGCAATCATAAAAAGGGAACATGAAAATGCTCCTAAAAGTGAACTCGATAACGGAAAAGAACACCAGATTCCTCAAAGACGACGAATTAGTCAGCAAAGGTATATATTA contains:
- the LOC121802052 gene encoding type I inositol polyphosphate 5-phosphatase 4-like isoform X2; this translates as MRDDNSKKSKTLVKKWLNIKGKTEDFHADDIISGGVDEEWRNNFREREEACTIKKSKTERSGRRTSDRLRRSKVDLEASHLTDVNNYRIFVATWNVAGKSPPSCLNLEEWLHTSPPADVYVLGFQEIVPLNAGNVLGTEDNGPAKKWLALIRETLNSLPGSSGNCHTPSPVPDPIVELDDDFEGSNSCREKIPSFFQRRSFQSLSRSMRVMEYMSQPRLERRYSVCDRAMYEHSRLNDYSFDPNGRWDCSSDDDNNNGLSESHCTYSSPVPYNGSASMDDRDRGPVQSRYCLVASKQMVGIFLTVWIKRDLRDAVRNLKVSCVGRGLMGYLGNKGSISISMSLHQTSFCFVCSHLTSGEKDGDELRRNSDVMEILRKTRFPRVHGVGDEKSPQTILEHDRIIWLGDLNYRIALSYQCAKALVEMRNWRVLLENDQLSIEQRHGRVFTRWNEGRIYFPPTYKYSNNSDRYAGEDMHPKEKRRTPAWCDRILWHGHGIQQLSYVRGESRFSDHRPVYSIFLAEVESINRSRIRKNMAYSSSRVEVEEMLPYAHGYLQPNFF
- the LOC121802052 gene encoding type I inositol polyphosphate 5-phosphatase 4-like isoform X1, encoding MRDDNSKKSKFTWPKTLVKKWLNIKGKTEDFHADDIISGGVDEEWRNNFREREEACTIKKSKTERSGRRTSDRLRRSKVDLEASHLTDVNNYRIFVATWNVAGKSPPSCLNLEEWLHTSPPADVYVLGFQEIVPLNAGNVLGTEDNGPAKKWLALIRETLNSLPGSSGNCHTPSPVPDPIVELDDDFEGSNSCREKIPSFFQRRSFQSLSRSMRVMEYMSQPRLERRYSVCDRAMYEHSRLNDYSFDPNGRWDCSSDDDNNNGLSESHCTYSSPVPYNGSASMDDRDRGPVQSRYCLVASKQMVGIFLTVWIKRDLRDAVRNLKVSCVGRGLMGYLGNKGSISISMSLHQTSFCFVCSHLTSGEKDGDELRRNSDVMEILRKTRFPRVHGVGDEKSPQTILEHDRIIWLGDLNYRIALSYQCAKALVEMRNWRVLLENDQLSIEQRHGRVFTRWNEGRIYFPPTYKYSNNSDRYAGEDMHPKEKRRTPAWCDRILWHGHGIQQLSYVRGESRFSDHRPVYSIFLAEVESINRSRIRKNMAYSSSRVEVEEMLPYAHGYLQPNFF